The region GAGTAGGAAACTACGCAGACCCAATTTCTCCATTGCGAGAGCGAGATCTCCAGGCTTTAAGCGAACTGTTCTATCGGGATGACATTCGTGACATTGAAACTGACATCACTCAAATGCTGTTGAATTTACTGCCAGAACCTTGTTGGGAAGAGAATCCGTTTGAGTTTCTTAAAGAATTTTTATAATCTAATGCTCTCAATCCCTAAAATGGAATGTCATCCATGCTTGGCTCTGGCATTGGCTCTGGAGTAAGAAATTTTGCAGCAGATGCTTTGGCTTTAGGCAAACTACTAGAACGAGGTACCGATGTTCCGTTACTTCGTGAAGCAGGTTGGTTCTCTTTCGCAGCGGCAGGAGCTGCAACAGTGACAGTTGATTCTAGAGAAATGCCTGCACCAAGACGATGAAGCCGCTGAGCAGTGAGTTCTGCTCGTTTTTCTTTGAAGCCTTCTGGGCGATCAATGGTATTCATGCTGAGCCGCCCCTCAATCACTACGCGATCGCCCGCATGATAAGTTGCCTGAATTTCTTGAGCCAGATTTCCCCACCCAATCACCTTAAGGTTTGCTGGGGGATCTTCAGGTCGAACACCTGGAAACTGCACTAGCATCTCAACAATTGGCGTTTGATTATCTGATGTATATCGAAGTTCTGGCTCTTGAATAATATCCGCCATCAAAATACAAACGTTCATCTTAGGCTTCCTCCTTAAGGGAAGGCAAAATAGTACAGGTGAATTAATTAAACAGCCTGGAGATGATTCTAGCAGTTA is a window of Leptolyngbyaceae cyanobacterium JSC-12 DNA encoding:
- a CDS encoding single-stranded DNA-binding protein (IMG reference gene:2510095038~PFAM: Single-strand binding protein family), translating into MNVCILMADIIQEPELRYTSDNQTPIVEMLVQFPGVRPEDPPANLKVIGWGNLAQEIQATYHAGDRVVIEGRLSMNTIDRPEGFKEKRAELTAQRLHRLGAGISLESTVTVAAPAAAKENQPASRSNGTSVPRSSSLPKAKASAAKFLTPEPMPEPSMDDIPF